In Sciurus carolinensis chromosome 17, mSciCar1.2, whole genome shotgun sequence, one genomic interval encodes:
- the Ccdc124 gene encoding coiled-coil domain-containing protein 124 isoform X1, with the protein MPKKFQGENTKSAAARARRAEAKAAADAKKQKELEDAYWKDEDKHVMRKEQRKEEKEKRRLEQLERKKETQRLLEEEDSKLKGGKAPRAAPSKVTRAQIEDTLRRDHQHREAQDTAEKARSHLEVPLEENVNRRVLEEGSVEARTVEDAIAVLSVAEEADRHPERRMRAAFTAFEEAQLPRLKQENPNMRLSQLKQLLKKEWLRSPDNPMNQRALPFNAPK; encoded by the exons ATGCCCAAGAAGTTCCAGGGCGAGAACACCAAGTCGGCGGCGGCCCGGGCACGGAGGGCTGAGGCCAAGGCGGCAGCTGATGCCAAGAAGCAGAAGGAGCTGGAGGATGCTTACTGGAAGGACGAGGACAAACACGTCATGAGGAAGGAGCAGCGCAAG gaggagaaggagaagcggCGCCTGGAGCAGCTGGAGCGCAAGAAGGAGACGCAGCGcctgctggaggaggaggactCGAAGCTCAAGGGTGGCAAGGCCCCCCGGGCGGCCCCCAGTAAGGTCACCCGTGCCCAAATTGAGGACACGCTGCGTCGGGACCATCAGCACAGGGAGGCCCAGGACACAG CAGAGAAAGCCAGGAGCCATCTGGAGGTGCCGCTCGAAGAGAACGTGAACCGCCGCGTGCTGGAGGAGGGCAGCGTGGAGGCGCGCACCGTGGAGGACGCCATCGCCGTGCTCAG CGTGGCGGAAGAGGCAGACCGGCACCCCGAGCGCCGCATGCGGGCGGCCTTCACCGCCTTCGAGGAGGCCCAGCTGCCCCGGCTCAAGCAGGAGAACCCCAACATGCGGCTGTCGCAGCTGAAGCAGCTGCTGAAGAAGGAGTGGCTGCGCTCTCCCGACAACCCCATGAACCAGCGGGCCTTGCCTTTCAACGCCCCCAAGTGA
- the Ccdc124 gene encoding coiled-coil domain-containing protein 124 isoform X2 encodes MPKKFQGENTKSAAARARRAEAKAAADAKKQKELEDAYWKDEDKHVMRKEQRKEEKEKRRLEQLERKKETQRLLEEEDSKLKGGKAPRAAPSKVTRAQIEDTLRRDHQHREAQDTEKARSHLEVPLEENVNRRVLEEGSVEARTVEDAIAVLSVAEEADRHPERRMRAAFTAFEEAQLPRLKQENPNMRLSQLKQLLKKEWLRSPDNPMNQRALPFNAPK; translated from the exons ATGCCCAAGAAGTTCCAGGGCGAGAACACCAAGTCGGCGGCGGCCCGGGCACGGAGGGCTGAGGCCAAGGCGGCAGCTGATGCCAAGAAGCAGAAGGAGCTGGAGGATGCTTACTGGAAGGACGAGGACAAACACGTCATGAGGAAGGAGCAGCGCAAG gaggagaaggagaagcggCGCCTGGAGCAGCTGGAGCGCAAGAAGGAGACGCAGCGcctgctggaggaggaggactCGAAGCTCAAGGGTGGCAAGGCCCCCCGGGCGGCCCCCAGTAAGGTCACCCGTGCCCAAATTGAGGACACGCTGCGTCGGGACCATCAGCACAGGGAGGCCCAGGACACAG AGAAAGCCAGGAGCCATCTGGAGGTGCCGCTCGAAGAGAACGTGAACCGCCGCGTGCTGGAGGAGGGCAGCGTGGAGGCGCGCACCGTGGAGGACGCCATCGCCGTGCTCAG CGTGGCGGAAGAGGCAGACCGGCACCCCGAGCGCCGCATGCGGGCGGCCTTCACCGCCTTCGAGGAGGCCCAGCTGCCCCGGCTCAAGCAGGAGAACCCCAACATGCGGCTGTCGCAGCTGAAGCAGCTGCTGAAGAAGGAGTGGCTGCGCTCTCCCGACAACCCCATGAACCAGCGGGCCTTGCCTTTCAACGCCCCCAAGTGA
- the Kcnn1 gene encoding small conductance calcium-activated potassium channel protein 1 isoform X4, giving the protein MSRPPPPPAPPPGGPVHASCCRSRPRPRPRPLPGGSRPRGTLSPPVSSIHRRPQVSSGAQPLSHAGPRAACSEFSPSTQVVMNGHSHNGSVGRPLGSGPGVLGRDPPDPEAGRPPYPPHSPGLQVVVAKSEPAQLSPGSPRGQPQDQEEEEEEEEDEAGGRRGPGKPPTVGHRLGHRRALFEKRKRLSDYALIFGMFGIVVMVTETELSWGVYTKDSLFSFALKCLISLSTAILLGLVVLYHAREIQLFMVDNGADDWRIAMTCERVFLISLELAVCAIHPVPGHYRFTWTARLAFTYAPSVAEADVDVLLSIPMFLRLYLLGRVMLLHSKIFTDASSRSIGALNKITFNTRFVMKTLMTICPGTVLLVFSISSWVIAAWTVRVCERYHDKQEVTSNFLGAMWLISITFLSIGYGDMVPHTYCGKGVCLLTGIMGAGCTALVVAVVARKLELTKAEKHVHNFMMDTQLTKRVKNAAANVLRETWLIYKHTRLVKKPDQARVRKHQRSCSVVQAGLELLDSSDPPSSVF; this is encoded by the exons ATGAGCCGGCCGCCGCCGCCCCCAGCCCCGCCGCCCGGGGGCCCCGTGCACGCCAGCTGCTGCCGGTCCCGGCCGCGACCCCGGCCCCGGCCTCTACCCGGGGGTTCACGGCCGCGCGGGACCCTCTCCCCGCCAGTCTCGTCCATCCACCGTCGTCCTCAG GTCAGCTCAGGAGCCCAGCCCCTGAGCCATGCCGGGCCCCGGGCGGCCTGCAGCGAGTTCAGCCCCAGCACCCAGGTGGTCATGAACGGCCACAGCCACAATGGTAGCGTGGGGCGGCCGCTGGGCAGCGGGCCAGGTGTTCTGGGCCGAGACCCTCCGGACCCTGAAGCGGGCCGCCCCCCGTACCCCCCGCACAGCCCGGGCCTCCAGGTGGTGGTGGCCAAGAGCGAGCCAGCCCAGCTCTCGCCGGGCAGCCCCCGGGGGCAgccccaggaccaggaggaggaggaggaggaggaggaggacgaagCAGGCGGGCGGAGGGGCCCTGGGAAGCCCCCGACCGTGGGCCACCGCCTGGGCCACCGGAGGGCCCTCTTTGAGAAGCGGAAGCGTCTCAGCGACTACGCCCTCATCTTTGGCATGTTTGGCATCGTTGTCATGGTGACGGAGACCGAGCTGTCCTGGGGGGTGTACACCAAG GACTCCCTGTTCTCCTTCGCGCTGAAATGCCTCATCAGCCTGTCCACCGCCATCCTGCTGGGCCTCGTCGTCCTCTACCACGCCCGGGAGATCCAG CTCTTCATGGTGGACAACGGGGCGGACGACTGGCGCATCGCCATGACCTGCGAGCGCGTCTTCCTCATCTCGCTGGAGCTGGCCGTGTGTGCCATCCACCCGGTGCCCGGCCACTACCGCTTCACGTGGACGGCGCGGCTGGCCTTCACGTACGCGCCGTCGGTGGCCGAGGCCGACGTGGACGTGCTGCTGTCCATCCCCATGTTCCTCCGCCTCTACCTGCTGGGCCGCGTCATGCTGCTGCACAGCAAGATCTTCACCGACGCCTCGAGCCGCAGCATCGGGGCGCTCAACAAGATCACCTTCAACACGCGCTTCGTCATGAAGACTCTCATGACCATCTGCCCGGGCACCGTCCTGCTGGTCTTCAGCATCTCGTCCTGGGTCATCGCCGCCTGGACCGTGCGCGTCTGTGAGAG GTACCACGACAAGCAGGAAGTGACCAGCAACTTCCTGGGGGCCATGTGGCTCATCTCCATCACCTTCCTCTCCATCGGCTACGGCGACATGGTGCCCCACACTTACTGCGGGAAGGGCGTGTGCCTGCTCACCGGCATCATG GGGGCCGGCTGCACGGCGCTCGTGGTGGCCGTGGTGGCCCGGAAGCTGGAGCTCACCAAGGCTGAGAAGCACGTGCATAATTTCATGATGGACACTCAGCTCACCAAGCGG GTAAAAAACGCCGCTGCTAACGTTCTCAGGGAGACGTGGCTCATCTACAAACACACCAGGCTGGTGAAGAAGCCAGACCAAGCCCGGGTTCGGAAACACCAGC